Part of the Bubalus bubalis isolate 160015118507 breed Murrah chromosome 9, NDDB_SH_1, whole genome shotgun sequence genome is shown below.
CCATGAGCCTCTCTCCTAGCTCCCCAGCTTCAGTGGTCTAGGCTGAGGTATGTTAGTGGTGGGAAGCTGGCCTGGGCCCCAACCTTTCTGAACCCCATTTTCACCTCCCAACAGCAACAGGAAGCCTTGCCTGATGAGACAGAAGTGGTGGAAGAAACCGTGGCCGAGGTGGCCGAGGTAGGTGGTGGGGGCCCCAGACTCCTCTCTGCCAACATCCACTCGCTGGGGAATCCAGACAGGGGCTGTCGAAGCAGGCCATTGTTCCCCTTCCCACATGCATGCACAGCACAGATGTAAATCCTGTGGATCCCCCAATGATGACACATGCCTGAGTTCTCCCCAAACTCTCCCTGCAACCTCATAGGTGGGAGTTATGattctgaatttgttttttacTGTTTGAATTGTGTGgcattttttttctcagatgGTCATCCACAGTTTCCCCAAATACCCACTGATGAAAGGGAGACTACCCTGGTGCAGCTGGAAGGGGAGGGAGCTTGGCAACCCCTCTTGCCCTGACACCCCTGGTGGCCTCTAGGGCATCTCCATAGAGTTCTGGGCCCTTGAGGTAGAGTGGGTCCATAGATTCAGTCTCAATTCTGGACCTGGCATTTGTGCCtcctgggatctgaacccagcaCCCATTTCAGCATGTCTATCCCCATCCCCTGTGGGTACCCAAGGCTTCGGGCAAGTCCCCTCCAGCCTTTGCCCCTTTCCTCcaggtctgggggtggggtggggcatttGACTCACTCTTCTCCCTCCACCCCAGGTACCCGTGGGAGCCAACCCTGTCCAGGTGGAAGTAGGAGAATTCGATGATGGTGCCGAGGAAactgaggaggaggtggtggctgAGAGTAGGTCCCTTCTCCTTGTCTTGTTACACCAAGCTTTTGCCCTCTGCCGCCCGGGCCTGGGGTGTGGGCCAAGCCTGTGTGAGGTTCCTTCCCAAGGAAACGCAGGGTGGGGTCCTCCCTATGGGAGGGGCTGTGAAGGACAAACTGCCTTGACTGAAAGATTGGGAGTGTTTTCTGGAATCTGGAAAGATCTATTTATAGCCAGGCTGTGAGTGCCAGGAAGGGAAGTCTCAAGCTGGAAGTGGCCTTGTACCCTTGCAGCACTTTAATCTAGTTCCAGAGTTGGGTTTCAGGTTCCTACTGAGATCCCCAGTCCCGTCCGGTCACTTGATGGCCCCAGACGCTTTCACACTTATAagcttatttaattttcacatggCCATGAGGAAATAAGCCTGGAAGCCTGACACAACTCCTATAAGGCTGTGAGAACCATGACCTGGGGCTTCTGGCTCCTGCCCACAATCCAGCATCCCTAACCGGCAGAATGGAGACTCACCGCACTCCAGGGGCTAAAGCCCTAACTCTGGAGGTGGACCAACCAAGGTCTGCCTCCAAACTTTCTGCAATGTCCTCTGACAGCCCTCAAACCTGCTCTCAGCCCAGCTTGCTCATGTCTTCTGTGGGGAAGGGTGAAGACAGTAGACCCTCGCCCCAGGGTTGTCGAGGGACTATGAGATAAAAGTAGAGGCACCCTTGCCCAGGATCTGGCAGGTCAGGCATCTAACAGAGGAAGACTACGACACCATAGTCAAGCACCAGGAGGAAAGGCTAGATGAGCTCTCATCCTCAGGGCCTGAGTATCTACTGGAGCAGAAGGGCATCTACTGAGTCCTGTTCCTTCCCCTCCACGTCCCTTATCCGGTGTTTACGAGACACAGGCAGACTCTATTGTTCAGTTTGGTCCTGGGGCTCTGTTCCCTTTTCTGCTACGGACACTCAGGTCTGTTTTGCTGGGCTGCATAGCTTCCTGGCTCCTTGACAACAGCTGACTTTCCAAGTCATCCTAGAAAGTCTATTCTAGAAGTCCAAAATACCTCACTGTCACTGATCCATGAACAGCCGAGAACACAGTGGTTGCTTCTATCCTCGGGGGAGCCATATGGCATCCAGTGCTCCTGGGTCCCAGACTGAATCCCCAGCCCCCGCAGGTGTGCCTGGCCCTGACCTCAGACCAAATCTCTAGTCCCCAGACAGAGCCAACTGCTCCCCGACAAGCTGATTTCAGCAGAAGAGAAGGGAGGGCGCAGGGCTGCCCAAAGGTCAAGTCGGGGGCCAGAGCTGAGGACTTCTGTCCAAGGATCCATGTGGGTTGGGTCGCGATGGATGTGCTAGCCCGGGTGAGACTAACCACGTTGCCCTCATGCTCTACCAGACCCCTGCCAGAACCACCACTGCAAACACGGCAAGGTGTGCGAACTGGACGAGAACAACACCCCTATGTGTGTGTGCCAGGACCCCACCAGCTGCCCTGCCCCCATTGGCGAGTTTGAGAAGGTGAGGCCCAAGGGACAGGGCAGGGGGTGAGGACTGTGGTCTTCAGGGCGTCTGCCCAGAACACTGCCAGCCTGGGGGGTCCCACAGGGCAGCTCCAGTCTCAGAAGTCCCCTAGCTAGGTCTAGTCACAGCAAGAGACCCAGCCAGAGAGGGTCTCTGTCTGGGATGCTCCAGCAGTCACTGGAGAGTGACTGTCACTGGACTCTCCAGCAACGGGCAAGAATTTACTCAGCACCACCAGCTTCCAGCCCTACTGAGACTCAGAAGGGAACACACACGAGGGACTTTCTCATGTGGGAGAATCTTGGCAAAGCATCAAGTCCAAACATGTGGGTTCTGGGTCACAGCAAAGGTTGACATCAAGTGTGAGATCTTAGCTATGTTCCTGATCCTCTTCAAGTTTTCTCACCTCTAAAGATGGACCAGAAATAGACTTTATCTCATAGAGCTATTGCAGGGATTTGTCAGATAATGCCTGGTACTTAGTAAGTACCCAATatgtactatttaaaaaaaactttcaaagctGTCCATTTGGTCTCCAATAGgactcatctgtccatccatccatccaagtaaatatttattgagcactcatGCATATCAACAATTTTGCTAGTGGTCACCTAGCTCAGGGCCACAAATTGAGTTCCAGGATCATTCCCACAACCTCCACCTGATCTCTCCATCTTCAACCTCTCCCCAGTACAACTCACCCTTTGAGGTCCAAATTTTAGCATCTTCGTCagctcttctctcctcctcacccCTTCACCACCTATCACACTGGTGACCAGTGCCCATCAGTAATCCCTCTGCAGTGATATGTAAGCAGTAAGTATGTGCAAGGTGTTCAAGACAAGGCTTCTCTCCTCCTGACACAACTCCTTCCTGTCACTGCCCTTGTTCAGCCCACAGCATCTCTGCTCTGCCATCCTCATACGCAGAGATTCGCAAGAAGGACCAACATAACTCACCACATCTTTGCACTCACTGCTAATAGTTAAGGATACGTAGCTGGATGAAAAGGGAATTGGATACAGGCTGAATGTGGAGGGATCCATGCACAGTCTTGCTTATTCTCCCCCTGCCATGAAGGGTCTCTTTCCCTGGCTGCAAAGATGAACTGCAGCCTCATGCGAGCAAGGCTTCTGCCCAACGAAGCCCATTACAGACTCAGCACCCACTGTTTAGTTGAAGCCTGGCCACGCAGGCATCCCATGCCTGGCATATACCCAAATGCCAGACTCCGAGCAGGAAAAGAGATGTTCAGCATGAACCATACTATTTGTATGAGCAACCCAGGCAAATTGAGACACTTGCATCATTTGTGGACAGTTTTCTAACAGTGCAGGCAACTGTTCACCAGCCTCGCTCCCAGACACCAGCCAAGGGCCAACATCACAAGAAGGCCTTTCTAAGGATAACAATCCCAGGCCTGCTGTATTAACTCTTCTGCATACTCTACCTTTCCCTCATCCTCACCTTCAATTCATCTTTTCTGTGTCTCCCAGGTTTGCTTTCCCATATCTCAGCCCTGACTCTGTCATTCCGCTGCTCAGAGACCAGCAGCAGCTCTCAGCATGGGCTGAACATTGACTTAGGAGCCTAAAGAGTGGCTCCTTGCCAGGGCCCCACCCCTAACTCACTGTGTGGACCCCGGGCTAATCACGTTCCTTGCCTGGTCCTCAGTGTCCCCATCTCTGAAATGGGCACGGATGGCAGTACTGGTGAAGGGCTTTGGGAATGAGGGCGAGGCGCTCTGCTTTGCCGACAGGTGTGCAGCAACGACAACAAGACCTTCGACTCTTCCTGCCACTTCTTTGCCACCAAGTGCACACTGGAGGGCACCAAGAAGGGCCACAAACTCCACCTGGACTACATCGGGCCTTGCAAATGTGAGTCTCTCCGCGGGCCCCGCCAAGCCTCCCTTCTCGGGGAAAAGGCACCAACCTGGCACTGATGCTGGTTCTGCCACCTGTgcgctgtgtgatcttgggcaccTCTCTTCCCCTGTCTGAGCGTCAGGGATCCCAGTTATAAAATGAGATGATTGTTTATGAGCTGATATCTATACTCAGGACCCCTCCAGGGAAGGACTGAGCAGTGGAGGGAACACAGGATCAGGGCGGATTTCTGGAGCCTCTCACTAGCATCCGAGACAGCTCGCTTCTTTTCTGTAATGATAAGGAAGTTCTTCTACAGGTAGAACCACAATATTTCCTGCTTCAAAGTTGTGAAGCAAAAATGATGTTCTTCCTGGGCCTAAAAATACTTGATTTGAATGCTTTAAAATCAAGGCAATCCTGTCAGTTCCCTTTAGGCCCTGTTACTCAATATTGTCATATCCTAGGCCCTTTTACTCTGCTACATTCCCATCTGCCTGCGTAAAACATATGATTAAGCACCTGCTTCTAGAAACCTGGGAGCcaggtgctgggggcagggatgCCAGGGTTTGCCTGGCCTCTGGGGAGTGATCCCAGGTGCAGACTCAGCTGGCCCAGGCTCCTGCTCCAGCGTGTCTGCCTCCCTGTCATCCGAGACAGGCAAGgcctcctctgctcccctccaAGACAACATCTGCATGGTGTGTCTGGTACATTCTGGCACCAGATGACACCGGGGAGGGCCACTCACCTGTCTCAGATGTGCAGAGTGCAGAAAGGTGGAGGAGGGGGAACCAGGTTCTCCTGTGGTCAGCACCGCTCTTCTAGTTACAGGGCCCTGGATGTGAAAAGAGACGGCTCAGGcctggggaaggagggcaggggaggaacGTTGGCAGGAATCCTTGGGCAGTGAGACTGACGCTTGTGCCAGTGGCTCTTCTGTTCTCTGGGGCGTATCGCTTGCTCCGACTCCTAGTGTTTCCCTCTCAGATGCTCTCTTCCACTCCCCAGCTGCTGGTGAAGAAGGTCATGGTCCTAACCACTGAGGGGACTTTCCATAGGCCCAAGGATGGGGGAACGATGGACCCCTAGGTCCCCTGGCACCCACATGCCCTGGTGCTGGATGAGGCTCTGATAATGTGGCCTTAAGCAAGCCCTTTCTCTCCACACTGATCTCTAATAATTCCAAGAGGGTGGACTTAGATGAAATCTCCAGGACCGACATTATGTCACCTTGAGTTCCAAAGACCAGGATGCAATCCTATCACTAAGAATGTTCTGGTGATTAAGCATACCTGAACCCCCAGCCGGCTAAGCCGGGCCTCTGAGTGAATGCTGTTCCTCAGTCTCCTAGCTTCAAACACCTCTCAAGGGTCAACATCATCATGGTGGGTCCTGGCCTCTGTTTTCAGGGCCCAACATCCAGAAAAGCAGGAGTCTCTGGAGCAAACCATTTTCCTCCCCAGATCAGATCAAAGTCAAGGGAACCGGGGATGTGCCTTTGTACTTGTCCATTTGCAGAGtattctccccaccctccccccaatcTCCTTTGTTCAAAAGGTATGTAGAAAATGCAGCCCAGAGAGGCTGAGCCCGGTGCCAAGGCCACAGACTGAAGCAGTAGCAGGAGAAGGGCGAGGGTGGGGAGAGCGACCTGGCCAGCACACTGGCCCTCGGGCAGGGAGTCAGGGTCTGTGCTGACCATCCCTGTGTGTTGACCCTAGACATCCCCCCCTGCCTGGACTCCGAGCTGACTGAATTCCCCCTGCGCATGCGGGACTGGCTCAAGAACGTCCTGGTCACGCTGTATGAGAGGGACGAGGACAACAACCTCCTGACCGAGAAGCAGAAGCTGCGAGTAAGGGTCTTTTTTCATTCTGTCTCAGGGCACTTGCTGGGCCCTGAACTGGCCCTGACCTTGGGCCCCAGGCTGGCTGAGATCCCCAGTCCCATTCCCAGATCTAGGCCCCCAAATGTAAGCCCACATCCCTGCTCCAACGAGCACCTctgtcccaggctcctccgtgcggCCTTTGAAAGCTCCTAGAACacattcaggggcttcccaggtggcgtagtggtaaagaacccacctgccaatgcaggagacataagagacatgggttcaatccctgggctgggaagatcccctggaggaagaaggcatggcaacccactccagtattcttgcctggagaatcccacgaacagaggagcctggcgagctatatactccatagggtcaaaaagagttgaacatgactgaagtgacttagcatgcaggcagaGCACATTCACATCTTAAAGCCTCTGAGGAGTCCTGATATGAAAGGACCTGCTCACTTTGTTTAGCTCCATGCCAAGTACGAGACATAAACAattctattcctttttctttctgagtctGTGGACTTTAAGAGACATATCAAGCACTAGGAGTACTGATAAAATACAGCTCCCTGGGCCCCACCTCAGGCACAATGAACCAGTGTCTCTGTGAAGGAAGGCCCAGGAAGCTGCATTTTGACACACTCCCCAGTCATTCTGATTGAGATGGCCCCATGCCTCCACTTCTGTGGATGAGATAATGCTGGTACTCATCTAACCACTTCCTTCCCtcatttggtcttttttttcctggccacactgctcagcatgtgggatcttagattcccaatagggatcaaacctgtgccccctgcagtggaagcacagtcttaacccctggagcaCCTTCCCTCATTCTGAACCCTGACTTTGGCTGGTCTCTGCCTACTCTGGCCTCCTGTCGGGGGGGTGGGACCTTGACTGGCCCCGACAACCTCCCTGGACCCTTTGTCACTCAGCATCTCTGCTCCCACAGGTGAAAAAGATCCACGAGAATGAGAAGCGCCTGGAGGCTGGTGACCATCCCGTGGAACTGCTGGCCCGGGACTTCGAGAAGAACTACAACATGTACATCTTCCCTGTGCACTGGCAGTTCGGGCAGCTGGATCAGCACCCCATTGACGGGTAAGACCCCAGAACCTCAGGATCACAGAGGGGAGCTGCCTCTAGTTTGGCCCTGGAGTGGGCAGTCGCTGGTCAGGGCTGCTAGGTGCACTAGATGTGGTCAGAAGACTTCTGACCAATGGCCTCTGCTGCTCCCAGCCCTGGAGGCCCATAGCTTGCCTAAGGGCTGCGACAGGAGAGGATAGGTGTAGGAGAAAGAATGTAGAAAGGATTTAGTGCCATGAGACATTCCCTCCTTACTGCCTAAGAGGCAGAAGCCATCAGAACTGAAAACCCCTCCTTAACCCCGTGAGTGCCAGCCTTGGGTATCCATTCAGCAAGGTAGAAGGAGCTGGGAAGGAGCGCCAgactccatggggtggcaaggctGAGGTGGGGCAGCAAGGCCCTGAGACCCGGCCCCAATGGGGCAAACTGGCTCTGGAAGTTCTTAAGACCATCAGAGTGCCCATCCTATCTCCATGGCAAGCCTTTGGTTTGATCACTCCTGCCCCATGTtgaaatgagttaggaagtgCTGTGTAAAAGCCCTGTGGGATAGGCCAGGAGTTGGTCAGccaaccaacatttattgagtgtctattaCATGTCCAGCATGATTCCAGGCAGGGGATTTAACTGTAGTGAGAACTGCCACGTAGGCCCTTGCCCCCATGGAGCTCACCCTCTGGGTGGTGATCTGTTTCTCACAATGGAAGGAAAAAGTAAGGAATGTGCCCGGAAGTTGCAGGTGGTGGCTGATGGTCTGCAGCTGAGCAGGACCAGCCCCTCTCGCCCCGCCTTCCCTTGCTGTGTGCTCCTGGAGCAGCTCAAGAGGAGGGCCACTCTGCTTGCACAGGATGCCCAGGGCTGTGCCCCTCTGGGAGGCTCAAC
Proteins encoded:
- the SPARC gene encoding SPARC: MRTWIFFLLCLAGRALAAPQQEALPDETEVVEETVAEVAEVPVGANPVQVEVGEFDDGAEETEEEVVAENPCQNHHCKHGKVCELDENNTPMCVCQDPTSCPAPIGEFEKVCSNDNKTFDSSCHFFATKCTLEGTKKGHKLHLDYIGPCKYIPPCLDSELTEFPLRMRDWLKNVLVTLYERDEDNNLLTEKQKLRVKKIHENEKRLEAGDHPVELLARDFEKNYNMYIFPVHWQFGQLDQHPIDGYLSHTELAPLRAPLIPMEHCTTRFFETCDLDNDKYIALDEWAGCFGIKEKDIDKDLVI